In Syngnathoides biaculeatus isolate LvHL_M chromosome 19, ASM1980259v1, whole genome shotgun sequence, the genomic window AAAAGGAGGGACGCCAAGAATGGCAAATTAACTGCAAATAGGAAGAGGCGTTATGACTAAGGGTGGGGGAAGAGAAGCAAGATAGtgtttctaaatacatacaTCCCCAGGCATGTTCTAGCTAAAAACGGAGTACTACAAGGTTTGCAATATTTTTGCCTTTGTAGTCCGTTACCCAATCAGAAGCAACGCAGATACTTATCTGCCCTTTTCAAAGTTCCACATTTTGAACTCCGCTAGTATGCGGTGACATAATGTGCATTTCTAAAACTTGAACAGCTCCagggaacaatttgaaaatggaatCGTGTTAAAAATGTGGCTTTGCCATTAAGCGACTCATACAAATTATCATCCACTAAAATGACCTGCCTTTCGCAATATTTGTCAATTGGACACCGGTTCAAGAGACCGGTCACTTGCTGAGAAACTGCGACATGAATGTTTTGCACAACACTGTGCTTGGATAATTAGGAGCAGCATCAGGGTGCagtaaatttgtgcattttaccAAGCCCCATGTCTGAATTCAAGAGGCACTCATCAGTgcgcaaagattttttttttttttttttacatccgcTAATTCGTTGGAATGCTTACTGAGCCATCCCCCGCTGGAGTAAAGGAGGGAAGCACTGCAAGCAAGGACAGCGGGCCATTGTGGAGTACAGCGAGAAAAGACGACTGATCCATTCAAACGTGCCTGTATCGATTCCCATGAATTAGCCGCGGGCATCTCCTTATGACTTGATTTTTTGCACAAACTGAATGAAGACGCTGTTGAATAAGAGGTAAATCAGTTGTCATGTGATTTGTGTTTACCATGACACAAAAATCTCTCTGCCATCAGATATTTATGACGCGAAACAACAGAAAatgtacatacaaaaaaaaaagactgcttcAGCACATCAAATCTTTCCACAATCATTGTTCCATATACACGATTGTTTGAAAAGCTGTCTTCTCTAGAACACCCATGTTCGAGTTGTATCCAGGATTAGCTACATTTATTCAGTAATCGTACTGTCTTAGAGAAGAATGGAGACAGTTGCTGTAAAACATTTACGTTGGTTGTTTTATGACagttactattaaaaaaaaaaaactgtcataaCTGATCAGAGACTTGAGACAAGAGGTGTAACCGACAACTTATCTGCCAATCTTGTGTTCACGTGCACCGTCGTGCTCACTCACCTCACGGGGACACGGCAGCCTCACGCAAACGCAGGCTATTATTGTGTCTTGTCCGGATTATTTAACTCCTGGAAGCAACAAAAGTTCAAAAGGAATTGGACAGCTCTAAACttcatatcaagtcaagtttgATAAAACaaggatgtaaaaaaaactgtggcacCATCGTTTTTACCAAGTCATCAGGGAAATGGATCACCTCTcgtatttttaattaattgtgtCCATGTGCATTTTCTAAgatgcttatcatcacaagggtcacgggagtgaaAGGAAGTCAAATCAGAAACATTTCATGATTGGGGGCATTTCTTTGAGCAGAGACTGGAGGGGACGTGAGTGGAGAGTGTGTGAAACTACCTTAAAATCTTGCACATCTATGACTCTtacaaggaatagttcctatgaacTGAATgcgtcttgttctttgttctgaatggcGTACGAGGGCGgcgccgactgccggagacaaattccttgtgtgttgtggcCAGTAAagcagattctgattctgatactgTACCTTTAGAAGTACAAGGGGTCTTTGATTTAAGACAGCGTTGCCTTCACATGGACACAAGTTGGAACATGCTGTCGTCAACCACAAACCTACGCTGTAGTAGTAAAGGCAATAGGAAATATAACAAACAATTCTTGGCCATAAATGTTAAccaaatttacaaatacaatagTAATCGATCATGTCCTCCTGTGCTACGTGACAACATATTCTTAAGGATACGCATACAAGTTCATTGTGGGCTTTCTGTAACCTTTAAGGGTCGTATGACGGGACCATTGAAAACCGACGCCTCCCTTCGGATGCAGAATAATCTCGTTAACTGTCTATCGAGAATATTTATCAATTGAAAGCTCTGCATTTGtctgagaggaaaccagagatcACTGCGCAAGgcttttgcatttcatttttttttgtcatcccaAAATATTTACTCCCTATGGCCAACTGGTCTTCCACGTGACCGAGGAAGGGGGCTGCGTTTGTGTATGCGTCATGTACTGCACAGCAACGCATAGAAACGAGCCATTGTTGGCCTGAGCCAAAACAGCACAGCAGATTGTTTCCCACTGACAAAGGCGGTCTGGTGTCTCATAGTGAAACGGGGCCGATTTACTGCCAGTGGCTTCAAGAGAGCAAAAACACAAGCCGTTCTGATAGCTAGAGAGACGGAGCTCGGCTCACTGAGCAGACAGTAGAAATGTTATGCAcattattcaattgaataaagCCAGAGGAAAGAGATGCACTGCCAAACAAAGACCGCAGGAAATTGGTTACCCTAAAGAGTAAACCTGAAAATTTAAATCTTGGGATGAAGGCCTCCAAAAACCTTATGAAGATTGCAATGAGGCAAATTAAAGCCGTGGGACTACAATTTCATTAAACTCTATACTTGCTCCTTTATATTCTGTGAAAATCCAGTCTACACACCTCGACTAacgtccagaaaaaaaagacagacatcAATGTGCTTTCTTACAGCATGTTCAATCTCTATAGGTCCCATTAATTCTTCATGGTCTACTGCTGCCCAATCTTGGGCATATGGTCTTTTGGTCTTTTTTGACCAGTGAGGCAGACACAGCATCAGAATTGGTGATGTTCCTGACagattttacaatattttatcaAACCCAACCACCTGCTACCACAGTTCTGCACATCCATGTGACCCAAAGGCGCCTTCTTATATGCACAAGCGAGAACGTGTTAGGATGAGCCATGTGCAGAGGTAAAAGACTGCGAGGAGAGAGTGGAGGGGGATGCGGATGCCGTGAAAGTGTGGCGTGGTCGTGTGTGTGATGTCTTTAGCATTCCGTTTGGGGGTCGGAATCACAGCCTTTGGCTGGGGGTAGAATGGCAGGATGCCACAGTAATGGAATAATGCAGAGTTTTGTGGAGCATACATTAATACGCTGACAGAAACAGACGACAGGCGGAAAGACCAACAGAAGAGACAAAAGATAGAGGGCCAGGGACCACACGGGGTTAATCAGGCGTTATGGTTCTACTGGACATAAAAGctgatttcaatttttgtctcgtGGAATGCCTGCAGGGGTCTGcctttatgaataaaaaaaaaacgggcgaTGGTTGTAGGTCACCCCGCAAGTTATTGAATGTCTACCCGGGCTGTTACCATTGTTGTTCTGTCGAGACAGTCAATGCtagattgaaattgaaattgattAGATGCTCGTAAATCACAGAGGGAAGCGGAAGTAGTCGCAGTGGTAGGAGATGCTTCTATGACCTAGCGGTGCCTTTATGGCACCCAGGATGACAGAAGAGAGACCTAGCATGAAAGATAGATCATAACTGATATACAGGCTGAGCTAACGCTATGGAGGACTTATAAACGAGAAACTGACTAATATCTGGATAAGGTCTCACTCACAAATTATCAGATGTCACTAAGCAGGGTACACACATTGAAAATTGGGCCTAAATCAAGCACTGTCATCTCAAGGAAAACACAGAAGGAAAACAGTAAAAACACttgccaatttttttccttGGCATGTGTCAGATCTctcacagtaaaaaaataaaaatagaaaacaagcACCAGATTTTCCTGAGATGACTTTCCTGTTATGAAGTGTGTGTTGCTTGTCTACATACACAGATGTCTCACAACACCATGaataaaggcaaataatgttCTTAGCGTTTGCATTCCGGGAGCAACAAACATTGGAGAAGTCTCATTTTTCTCGATATGTTTTAAAAGACTGCAGCCCCCAATGTACAGTCCCAACACTGACAGGACTTAAGAGTCAAGGCCTTCGGTCAGCCTGTGAGCGCTTCAGTTTTCTTTGGGTGCGTGCATACCTTGAGAGTTACAGCAGACTATTCTTGGAATTCCCTATCAAAATGCAAAACCCTCCATAATAATTTGCTTTCTCGTTATAAAGCTGAAATAAACTAGACAATTTGCAGTCCTGTGATATATTGTACGCCAAGCCTACTGGACAgagacatgtattaaaattaaaaacaacttgGACCATTTACAGATGCAATCCTGAATAATTCAAATATGCCCTACATATAGTGTTAAATATGCAATATTGCCGCCAGCAAAAACCTCTCATCTTCCGGGAGACCACAGCTCTCAAAACCATCCTCTTTAAGagaaacatactgtatgtccagACAGTTACTGTTGCCAAAGGTACAAGTTCCTTCTAAATGTACTAAGAAATGGTGTGTAAGTGTGTTGTTTTgggtgccggggggggggggggtgcgtcaACCATCATTTACTAAAAGGTCTTTACTCGCATGGTATCAGTGACATTATCCAAAGTTAACCTCAAAGCATGACTATTTAAAAACACCTGGTCCCCTGGCTCAGCCTTCTCAAAACAAAAGCTAATGGGAACAACAGTCAACAAGGAACCTCACAGGGATTAAAAACATCTGAAACTATGACAGTACTCAATAGAGCGCAGAACTCCCAGACCACcgaggagaaggaaaaaaattttGGATCAGCACGACGTAGATATTCACCTTACCGCCtccatttgtttgaattttgacaTTAGACTGGTGATACTTTTAGTGAAATGAAGGAAACTGTATTTCTCTTTACTTGGCCAATGTCCCAACACCGTTGTGGATAGTTATAAAAAACTTAACCTCCTAAACTATACCTGCAGGACAAGTGGCTCTGGGTTGAACGCCAAGGTCATGAGGAGCTGCATTCTCTCAGTGTCCTTAAGGTTCTTGAGTAGGAAGCTCCCAGAGTCTTTGGTCTCAGCATACCGTCGGACCACACGGTCCAGCAGCCGCTGAGAGGGGCAGTGTACCAGGTCTGACCAACCTTCCACCACCTCTGGAGTAAGTAGACGAACGTCGCCATTGATCCTGGCAAATTCAGTTTTGTACATCGCTTGGATAAGATCGCAGCGCGGCCTCCCCGTGGCCCTCTTGCAGATCTTCTGGTCTATCTCGGCCAGCTCCTGGTTGGAGCCGAGCCGCTTCAATACGATGCGACGCGTGCCCTCCCTAGGCTCCCCGTACTGggcaaaataaacattcttGACGTTGAAGATGTCGAGAAAACGCAGGCGCCCCCACGTCTCAAATGAAACCTGCCCGTTCATGAACTTGCGGCACCAACTCGTGCCGAAGCAGGCAGGACACTTGTTGAGGTTGATGAAGCGTCGGTCCGTGAGCTCGTTCTTCTGAAAAGAGGCAAACAGGTTGTGGGTGTTCATCAGCAAGATGACAAACAGTCCCACCACAAAAAGGAGCTTCAGACAGCGGTACAGGCGGCCAAGTTTGAGAGGCAGGAAGCGCAGCATGGCGGAGAAAGGGCGGAGCAGGGAAAGGGTGGTCTCGAGGGATCTGGCGGATCAAGAGGTATCCAGATGGTTGTCAGAGAGTTGACTTCAATGCCTCTTTGTCATGGTGAATGAGGTTGGCATCTAGAGCCACAAGCTGTAACAAGGTTGGCAGTCGCTAGCAGTGGCTGGTGAGTCATGTTGAACCAGGCTTCCTGTTTATGGGCGACCTTCAACCAGCAATCCTGTAagtgaataaaaagaaagagCGGGAAACTCATTAGAGCAGGTCATAGTAGAAGAGAAATTCCCAGAACTTTATTCAATTTTCTTCATGGCTAACAAGTAAAGGACTATTTGAGCTTAAAAACTACGTACGCTACCTCAAAACAGGCCTCTTTCTCAGCATAAGAAATTGTCAAACCAATTATTTTGGGTCATCTGAGAGCTTTTTGTACTAATGTCCATAGAGGAGATAGTCCATGGCAAATGCAATAAAGTTGCCAGGGCCCGCTGGAACATTTtctctcaagaaaaaaaaaaaaaaagaaaaaaaaaaaaaacacattcatgtacactttgaataCATCAAATAAAAGCAAGGAAATGGTGAGGATTTAAAGTCAGCCATCAAATTAAGGGTAAAACACCTTTTCTTTCTGTTGGAAATCAGATATTCTGCACTGCCTCATGCTGTGGTTCTCTCACTTCCCTATTTTCCGCGTTTACAAAAGGAGGTATATTGAGCTACATTGAAAAGAGAGCAGAGTTCAATCTTTGATGAAAGCTGGTGGCGTTTTGTTTGATAACACTTGATATTCTTTGAAAAACGACCCTAGTTGCTGCGCTCATGCCtgattgtgttttaaaaaacattgcCATCAGGAATAAACTTGCTAGAGTCTGGCACAAAGGGCCGTGTCAAGAATCACACAGGGAACAAAGACAAATCAGGGATAAGGGACAAGAGGGCGAATCATGTTCGACTTCCAATCAGCTTTTGAGCAGTTTTGCGCTT contains:
- the dipk2ab gene encoding divergent protein kinase domain 2Ab isoform X1, giving the protein MLRFLPLKLGRLYRCLKLLFVVGLFVILLMNTHNLFASFQKNELTDRRFINLNKCPACFGTSWCRKFMNGQVSFETWGRLRFLDIFNVKNVYFAQYGEPREGTRRIVLKRLGSNQELAEIDQKICKRATGRPRCDLIQAMYKTEFARINGDVRLLTPEVVEGWSDLVHCPSQRLLDRVVRRYAETKDSGSFLLKNLKDTERMQLLMTLAFNPEPLVLQSFPSDEGWPFAKYLGACGRVVAVNYVGEELWSYYNAPWEKRVDLARQLMDIAEQLTNNDFEFALYLLDVSFDNFAVGPRDGKVIVVDAENVLVADKRLIKQNKPDSYDVWYESRFEECDREACLSFSKDSLCSRVTVDHNYYAVCQNLLSRYATWRGTTGGLLHDPPANVAKDGQLEALLDECTKPKKRYGRFQAAKELREYLMRLSGASSPAR
- the dipk2ab gene encoding divergent protein kinase domain 2Ab isoform X2, yielding MLRFLPLKLGRLYRCLKLLFVVGLFVILLMNTHNLFASFQKNELTDRRFINLNKCPACFGTSWCRKFMNGQVSFETWGRLRFLDIFNVKNVYFAQYGEPREGTRRIVLKRLGSNQELAEIDQKICKRATGRPRCDLIQAMYKTEFARINGDVRLLTPEVVEGWSDLVHCPSQRLLDRVVRRYAETKDSGSFLLKNLKDTERMQLLMTLAFNPEPLVLQSFPSDEGWPFAKYLGACGRVVAVNYVGEELWSYYNAPWEKRVDLARQLMDIAEQLTNNDFEFALYLLDVSFDNFAVGPRDGKVIVVDAENVLVADKRLIKQNAIAVLESLQGGAAAWSKPPFLRISSSSSGSSALKHVHPHQNKDGPPIMSCPPPQPS